One genomic segment of Mycolicibacterium gilvum includes these proteins:
- a CDS encoding amidohydrolase family protein, protein MGQLSHRVEIPFPLFDADNHLYEPPEAMTKYLPKEYKDIVQYVEINGRTKIALKGQISNYIPNPTFSVVAKPGAWEEYFKFGNPDGKSKRELFGEPMKAIPAFFEPEPRIKVMDELGIQRSLMFPTLASLIEERLSDDPVAIHVIIHALNEWLHEVWGFNYQGRIFTTPVITLPIVEKAIEELEWAVKRGARAILIRPAPVPGFRGPRSFALPEFDPFWERVVHHDIFVGMHSSDSGYSRYTSEWDGAAQEMLPFQTNAMSILNEWRPIQDAVASWVIHGALFRFPKLKVGIVEAGSKWMFPLLDSMAEVYKKAPEAFLGNPMEEIKNRIYVSPFYEEGIDDLINLIGVDQVLYGSDWPHPEGLAEPTHYVTALEHLAVEDQAKIMGGNLGRLVTT, encoded by the coding sequence ATGGGACAACTGTCGCACCGGGTTGAGATCCCGTTCCCGCTGTTCGATGCGGACAACCACCTCTATGAGCCCCCAGAGGCGATGACCAAGTACCTGCCCAAGGAGTACAAGGACATCGTTCAGTACGTCGAGATCAACGGACGTACCAAGATCGCGCTCAAGGGCCAGATCAGTAACTACATTCCCAACCCGACGTTCTCGGTGGTCGCCAAGCCGGGTGCGTGGGAGGAGTACTTCAAGTTCGGCAACCCCGACGGCAAGAGCAAGCGTGAGCTCTTCGGCGAGCCGATGAAGGCCATCCCGGCGTTCTTCGAGCCGGAGCCCCGGATCAAGGTCATGGACGAGCTGGGCATTCAGCGCTCGCTGATGTTCCCGACGCTGGCCAGCCTGATCGAGGAGCGGCTGTCCGACGACCCGGTCGCGATCCACGTGATCATCCACGCGCTCAACGAGTGGCTGCACGAGGTGTGGGGCTTCAACTACCAGGGCCGCATCTTCACCACCCCGGTGATCACGCTGCCCATCGTCGAAAAGGCGATCGAGGAACTGGAGTGGGCGGTCAAGCGAGGCGCCCGCGCCATCCTGATCCGTCCGGCGCCGGTCCCCGGCTTCCGCGGCCCGCGTTCGTTCGCGCTTCCCGAGTTCGACCCGTTCTGGGAGCGCGTCGTGCACCACGACATCTTCGTCGGCATGCACTCCAGCGACAGCGGCTACTCGCGCTACACCTCCGAGTGGGACGGTGCGGCGCAGGAGATGCTGCCGTTCCAGACCAATGCGATGTCGATCCTCAACGAGTGGCGCCCGATTCAGGATGCCGTGGCGTCCTGGGTGATTCACGGCGCGCTGTTCCGTTTCCCGAAGCTCAAGGTCGGCATCGTCGAGGCCGGTTCGAAGTGGATGTTCCCGCTGCTCGATTCGATGGCCGAGGTGTACAAGAAGGCGCCTGAGGCCTTCCTGGGCAACCCGATGGAAGAGATCAAGAACCGGATCTACGTCAGCCCGTTCTACGAAGAGGGTATCGACGACCTGATCAACCTGATCGGTGTGGACCAGGTGCTCTACGGTTCCGACTGGCCGCACCCCGAGGGTCTTGCCGAGCCGACGCACTACGTCACCGCGCTCGAGCATCTCGCCGTCGAGGACCAGGCCAAGATCATGGGCGGCAACCTGGGACGTCTCGTCACGACGTGA